A genomic stretch from Kogia breviceps isolate mKogBre1 chromosome 1, mKogBre1 haplotype 1, whole genome shotgun sequence includes:
- the ARHGAP30 gene encoding rho GTPase-activating protein 30 isoform X1 encodes MKSRQKGKKKGSSKERVFGCDLQGHLQHSGQEVPQVLRSCAEFVEEYGVVDGIYRLSGVSSNIQKLRQEFEAERKPDLRRDVYLQDIHCVSSLCKAYFRELPDPLLTYRLYDKFAEAVAVQLEPERLVKILEVLRELPVPNYRTLEFLMRHLVHMASLSAQTNMHARNLAIVWAPNLLRSKDIEASGFNGTAAFMEVRVQSIVVEFILTHVDQLFEGAALSGGEVESGWRSLPGVRVSGSPEDLMPRSLPYHLPSILQAGDGPPQMRPYHTIIEIAEHKRKGSLKVRKWRSIFNLGRSGHETKRKLPRGAEDREDKSDKVTLRPAKSMDSLSAVAGVSDEPEGLVGRSSPRPGPLLLASLENDSVEAAEGEQEPEAEALAGTSSEPGTPRPGQSAIRAGGSSHAERRAGVHISEPYYVNLPPHISSMLNISPNIISNISLAGFARGLEYPTLQPRPSPASGPGSGPGLGPGPPDEKLEASPAAGPLADSGPEDMTPALEDCLSQEVQDSFSFLEDSSSSEPEWVGVVDGEVAKAGPAGAAFSPGEDDPGMGYLEELLGVGPQVEEFSVEPPLDDLSLDEAQFVLAPSCCSLDSPGSRPEAEEESGEEVFLSAYDDLSPLLGPELQTWEGSGSLEEKGTGCGRQEAPAQAEGEQAFWEVEEDREAEAGSRWDIREEAEGSPESEVEGGEASEGGVEAEGSQKVIDSLSERCGEEREETEAKGEESKGQQEDESMEEAKSVEETGGEQGKDKVKERKTEREEEAEEGDEAQGEAGRDPEDGAQEKQIAEESWEVVHKQEAEGGKDEVKGQRGDENQEAREDQGDGEDSRIPEEAAEGGAGEVSKERECGDGEAEGDQRAGGDHVEEGSLPEVSHVESLEVDSAKEGNAQSSEAEHTAPQPPRPEDMDPEGQPSPLGSAGGVSMRLASTLVQVQQVRSVPVVPPKPQFAKMPSAMCGKIHVAPANPCPRPGRLDGTPGERAWGSRASRSSWRNGGSLSFDAAVALARDRQRTEAQAVRRTQTCTGAGDYSLIPQTSPYSTIPAYCPRPLSCLELPDEGTEGSGPRSRFSLPPREPQLPDPVTSPQRRSYAFETQANSEKGEGL; translated from the exons TGCCCCAGGTGCTAAGGAGCTGTGCAGAGTTTGTGGAGGAGTATGGAGTGGTGGATGGGATCTACCGCCTCTCAGGGGTCTCTTCCAACATCCAGAAGCTCCG GCAGGAGTTTGAGGCTGAGCGGAAGCCAGACCTGCGGCGAGATGTTTACCTTCAGGACATTCACTGCGTCTCCTCCCTGTGCAAGGCCTATTTCAGAGAGCTGCCGGACCCCCTGCTCACTTACCGGCTCTATGACAAGTTTGCT GAGGCTGTGGCAGTGCAGCTGGAACCTGAGCGCTTGGTCAAGATCCTAGAGGTGCTTCGAGAACTCCCTGTCCCAAACTACAG GACCCTGGAGTTCCTCATGCGGCACTTGGTGCACATGGCCTCTTTGAGTGCCCAGACCAACATGCACGCCCGCAACCTGGCCATTGTGTGGGCCCCCAACCTGCTGAG GTCTAAGGACAtagaggcctcaggcttcaatgGGACAGCAGCCTTCATGGAGGTGCGGGTGCAGTCCATTGTCGTCGAGTTCATCCTCACACATGTGGACCAGCTCTTTGAGGGTGCTGCTCTCTCTG gTGGTGAGGTGGAAAGTGGATGGCGATCACTTCCAGGGGTCCGGGTGTCAGGCAGCCCCGAGGACCTTATGCCCCGATCCCTGCCCTACCACCTGCCTAGCATCCTGCAGGCTGGTGATGGACCCCCACAGATGCGGCCTTATCACACTATCATAGAGATTGCAGAGCACAA GAGGAAGGGGTCTTTGAAGGTCAGGAAGTGGAGATCTATCTTCAATCTGGGTCGCTCTGGCCATGAGACCAAGCGTAAACTTCCACGGGGGGCTGAGGACAGGG AGGACAAATCTGATAAGGTGACTCTGCGGCCAGCCAAGAGCATGGACTCACTGAGTGCTGTGGCTGGGGTCAGTGATG aGCCAGAGGGGCTGGTGGGACGAAGCAGTCCTCGGCCAGGCCCACTGCTGCTGGCGAGCTTGGAGAATGATTCTGTGGAAGCAGCAGAGGGTGAACAGGAGCCCGAGGCAGAGGCACTGGCTGGCACGAGCTCTGAGCCCGGCACACCACGACCTGGGCAGTCAGCAATCCGTGCTGGGGGCAGCAGCCATGCAGAGCGCCGTGCTGGCGTCCACATCTCAGAGCCCTACTATGTCAACCTCCCACCACACATCAGTTCTATGCTCAACATATCCCCAAACATCATCTCTAACATCTCCTTGGCCGGGTTTGCCCGTGGTCTCGAGTACCCCACCCTACAGCCCCGGCCAAGCCCTGCCTCTGGCCCTGGCTCTGGCCCTGGCCTTGGCCCTGGCCCCCCAG ATGAGAAGTTGGAGGCAAGTCCAGCTGCAGGTCCCCTGGCTGACTCAGGCCCAGAGGACATGACCCCTGCCCTGGAGGACTGCCTGTCCCAGGAGGTGCAGGATTCCTTCTCCTTCCTAGAGGACTCAAGCAGCTCAGAGCCCGagtgggtgggggtggtggaTGGGGAGGTGGCCAAGGCAGGACCAGCAGGAGCAGCCTTCTCCCCTGGGGAGGACGACCCTGGGATGGGCTACCTGGAGGAGCTCCTGGGAGTTGGGCCTCAG GTGGAGGAGTTCTCCGTGGAGCCACCCCTGGATGACCTGTCTCTGGATGAGGCGCAGTTTGTCCTGGCTCCCAGCTGCTGTTCCCTGGACTCTCCTGGCTCCAGGCCTGAAGCAGAGGAGGAAAGTGGGGAGGAAGTCTTCCTGAGTGCCTATGATGACCTAAGTCCCCTTCTGGGGCCCGAACTCCAAACCTGGGAGGGTTCAGGCAGTCTAGAGGAAAAGGGAACAGGGTGTGGAAGACAGGAGGCTCCAGCACAGGCTGAGGGAGAACAGGCATTCTGGGAAGTTGAGGAGGACAGGGAGGCTGAGGCTGGAAGTAGATGGGACATCAgggaggaggctgaggggagTCCAGAGAGTGAAGTGGAGGGTGGAGAGGCCAGTGAGGGAGGAGTGGAGGCTGAGGGAAGCCAAAAGGTGATTGACAGTTTGAGCGAAAGatgtggggaagagagagaggagacagaggccAAGGGAGAGGAGTCCAAAGGTCAGCAGGAGGATGAGAGTATGGAGGAAGCTAAGAGTGTGGAGGAAACAGGAGGGGAGCAGGGTAAAGACaaggtgaaggaaagaaagactGAGCGAGAAGAAGAGGCTGAGGAAGGAGATGAAGCCCAGGGAGAAGCCGGGAGGGACCCAgaggatggggcccaggaaaAGCAAATTGCTGAAGAGAGCTGGGAAGTTGTACACAAACAAGAGGCTGAAGGAGGCAAAGATGAGGTCAAAGGGCAGAGGGGGGATGAGAACCAAGAGGCAAGAGAAGACCAAGGAGATGGTGAAGATAGCAGAATCCCAGAAGAAGCAGCTGAAGGAGGAGCAGGGGAGGTCAGCAAGGAACGGGAGTGTGGAGACGGAGAAGCTGAGGGAGACCAGAGGGCTGGAGGTGACCATGTAGAAGAGGGCTCTCTCCCTGAAGTGTCACATGTAGAGTCCCTGGAGGTTGACAGTGCCAAAGAGGGCAATGCCCAGTCCTCTGAGGCAGAACACACAGCCCCACAGCCACCCCGGCCAGAGGACATGGATCCTGAGGGGCAGCCCAGTCCCCTTGGCTCAGCTGGTGGTGTGAGCATGCGCCTGGCTTCCACCCTGGTTCAGGTCCAACAGGTCCGCTCTGTGCCTGTGGTGCCCCCCAAACCACAGTTTGCCAAGATGCCCAGTGCAATGTGTGGCAAGATCCATGTGGCACCAGCAAACCCATGCCCAAGGCCTGGCCGGCTTGATGGAACTCCTGGGGAACGGGCCTGGGGGTCCCGAGCCTCCCGCTCCTCTTGGAGAAATGGGGGCAGTCTTTCCTTTGATGCTGCTGTGGCCCTCGCCCGGGACCGCCAGAGGACTGAAGCTCAGGCAGTTCGGCGGACCCAGACCTGTACTGGGGCTGGGGACTACAGCCTCATCCCCCAAACCTCCCCCTATAGCACGATCCCTGCCTATTGTCCGCGGCCCCTTAGCTGCCTGGAGCTCCCAGATGAAGGCACAGAAGGGTCTGGACCCCGGAGTCGGTTTAGTCTGCCCCCGAGAGAACCCCAGCTCCCTGACCCCGTTACGTCCCCCCAGCGCCGATCGTATGCATTTGAAACACAGGCTAACTCTGAGAAAGGTGAGGGGCTGTGA
- the ARHGAP30 gene encoding rho GTPase-activating protein 30 isoform X3: MKSRQKGKKKGSSKERVFGCDLQGHLQHSGQEVPQVLRSCAEFVEEYGVVDGIYRLSGVSSNIQKLRQEFEAERKPDLRRDVYLQDIHCVSSLCKAYFRELPDPLLTYRLYDKFAEAVAVQLEPERLVKILEVLRELPVPNYRSKDIEASGFNGTAAFMEVRVQSIVVEFILTHVDQLFEGAALSGGEVESGWRSLPGVRVSGSPEDLMPRSLPYHLPSILQAGDGPPQMRPYHTIIEIAEHKRKGSLKVRKWRSIFNLGRSGHETKRKLPRGAEDREDKSDKVTLRPAKSMDSLSAVAGVSDEPEGLVGRSSPRPGPLLLASLENDSVEAAEGEQEPEAEALAGTSSEPGTPRPGQSAIRAGGSSHAERRAGVHISEPYYVNLPPHISSMLNISPNIISNISLAGFARGLEYPTLQPRPSPASGPGSGPGLGPGPPDEKLEASPAAGPLADSGPEDMTPALEDCLSQEVQDSFSFLEDSSSSEPEWVGVVDGEVAKAGPAGAAFSPGEDDPGMGYLEELLGVGPQVEEFSVEPPLDDLSLDEAQFVLAPSCCSLDSPGSRPEAEEESGEEVFLSAYDDLSPLLGPELQTWEGSGSLEEKGTGCGRQEAPAQAEGEQAFWEVEEDREAEAGSRWDIREEAEGSPESEVEGGEASEGGVEAEGSQKVIDSLSERCGEEREETEAKGEESKGQQEDESMEEAKSVEETGGEQGKDKVKERKTEREEEAEEGDEAQGEAGRDPEDGAQEKQIAEESWEVVHKQEAEGGKDEVKGQRGDENQEAREDQGDGEDSRIPEEAAEGGAGEVSKERECGDGEAEGDQRAGGDHVEEGSLPEVSHVESLEVDSAKEGNAQSSEAEHTAPQPPRPEDMDPEGQPSPLGSAGGVSMRLASTLVQVQQVRSVPVVPPKPQFAKMPSAMCGKIHVAPANPCPRPGRLDGTPGERAWGSRASRSSWRNGGSLSFDAAVALARDRQRTEAQAVRRTQTCTGAGDYSLIPQTSPYSTIPAYCPRPLSCLELPDEGTEGSGPRSRFSLPPREPQLPDPVTSPQRRSYAFETQANSEKGEGL, translated from the exons TGCCCCAGGTGCTAAGGAGCTGTGCAGAGTTTGTGGAGGAGTATGGAGTGGTGGATGGGATCTACCGCCTCTCAGGGGTCTCTTCCAACATCCAGAAGCTCCG GCAGGAGTTTGAGGCTGAGCGGAAGCCAGACCTGCGGCGAGATGTTTACCTTCAGGACATTCACTGCGTCTCCTCCCTGTGCAAGGCCTATTTCAGAGAGCTGCCGGACCCCCTGCTCACTTACCGGCTCTATGACAAGTTTGCT GAGGCTGTGGCAGTGCAGCTGGAACCTGAGCGCTTGGTCAAGATCCTAGAGGTGCTTCGAGAACTCCCTGTCCCAAACTACAG GTCTAAGGACAtagaggcctcaggcttcaatgGGACAGCAGCCTTCATGGAGGTGCGGGTGCAGTCCATTGTCGTCGAGTTCATCCTCACACATGTGGACCAGCTCTTTGAGGGTGCTGCTCTCTCTG gTGGTGAGGTGGAAAGTGGATGGCGATCACTTCCAGGGGTCCGGGTGTCAGGCAGCCCCGAGGACCTTATGCCCCGATCCCTGCCCTACCACCTGCCTAGCATCCTGCAGGCTGGTGATGGACCCCCACAGATGCGGCCTTATCACACTATCATAGAGATTGCAGAGCACAA GAGGAAGGGGTCTTTGAAGGTCAGGAAGTGGAGATCTATCTTCAATCTGGGTCGCTCTGGCCATGAGACCAAGCGTAAACTTCCACGGGGGGCTGAGGACAGGG AGGACAAATCTGATAAGGTGACTCTGCGGCCAGCCAAGAGCATGGACTCACTGAGTGCTGTGGCTGGGGTCAGTGATG aGCCAGAGGGGCTGGTGGGACGAAGCAGTCCTCGGCCAGGCCCACTGCTGCTGGCGAGCTTGGAGAATGATTCTGTGGAAGCAGCAGAGGGTGAACAGGAGCCCGAGGCAGAGGCACTGGCTGGCACGAGCTCTGAGCCCGGCACACCACGACCTGGGCAGTCAGCAATCCGTGCTGGGGGCAGCAGCCATGCAGAGCGCCGTGCTGGCGTCCACATCTCAGAGCCCTACTATGTCAACCTCCCACCACACATCAGTTCTATGCTCAACATATCCCCAAACATCATCTCTAACATCTCCTTGGCCGGGTTTGCCCGTGGTCTCGAGTACCCCACCCTACAGCCCCGGCCAAGCCCTGCCTCTGGCCCTGGCTCTGGCCCTGGCCTTGGCCCTGGCCCCCCAG ATGAGAAGTTGGAGGCAAGTCCAGCTGCAGGTCCCCTGGCTGACTCAGGCCCAGAGGACATGACCCCTGCCCTGGAGGACTGCCTGTCCCAGGAGGTGCAGGATTCCTTCTCCTTCCTAGAGGACTCAAGCAGCTCAGAGCCCGagtgggtgggggtggtggaTGGGGAGGTGGCCAAGGCAGGACCAGCAGGAGCAGCCTTCTCCCCTGGGGAGGACGACCCTGGGATGGGCTACCTGGAGGAGCTCCTGGGAGTTGGGCCTCAG GTGGAGGAGTTCTCCGTGGAGCCACCCCTGGATGACCTGTCTCTGGATGAGGCGCAGTTTGTCCTGGCTCCCAGCTGCTGTTCCCTGGACTCTCCTGGCTCCAGGCCTGAAGCAGAGGAGGAAAGTGGGGAGGAAGTCTTCCTGAGTGCCTATGATGACCTAAGTCCCCTTCTGGGGCCCGAACTCCAAACCTGGGAGGGTTCAGGCAGTCTAGAGGAAAAGGGAACAGGGTGTGGAAGACAGGAGGCTCCAGCACAGGCTGAGGGAGAACAGGCATTCTGGGAAGTTGAGGAGGACAGGGAGGCTGAGGCTGGAAGTAGATGGGACATCAgggaggaggctgaggggagTCCAGAGAGTGAAGTGGAGGGTGGAGAGGCCAGTGAGGGAGGAGTGGAGGCTGAGGGAAGCCAAAAGGTGATTGACAGTTTGAGCGAAAGatgtggggaagagagagaggagacagaggccAAGGGAGAGGAGTCCAAAGGTCAGCAGGAGGATGAGAGTATGGAGGAAGCTAAGAGTGTGGAGGAAACAGGAGGGGAGCAGGGTAAAGACaaggtgaaggaaagaaagactGAGCGAGAAGAAGAGGCTGAGGAAGGAGATGAAGCCCAGGGAGAAGCCGGGAGGGACCCAgaggatggggcccaggaaaAGCAAATTGCTGAAGAGAGCTGGGAAGTTGTACACAAACAAGAGGCTGAAGGAGGCAAAGATGAGGTCAAAGGGCAGAGGGGGGATGAGAACCAAGAGGCAAGAGAAGACCAAGGAGATGGTGAAGATAGCAGAATCCCAGAAGAAGCAGCTGAAGGAGGAGCAGGGGAGGTCAGCAAGGAACGGGAGTGTGGAGACGGAGAAGCTGAGGGAGACCAGAGGGCTGGAGGTGACCATGTAGAAGAGGGCTCTCTCCCTGAAGTGTCACATGTAGAGTCCCTGGAGGTTGACAGTGCCAAAGAGGGCAATGCCCAGTCCTCTGAGGCAGAACACACAGCCCCACAGCCACCCCGGCCAGAGGACATGGATCCTGAGGGGCAGCCCAGTCCCCTTGGCTCAGCTGGTGGTGTGAGCATGCGCCTGGCTTCCACCCTGGTTCAGGTCCAACAGGTCCGCTCTGTGCCTGTGGTGCCCCCCAAACCACAGTTTGCCAAGATGCCCAGTGCAATGTGTGGCAAGATCCATGTGGCACCAGCAAACCCATGCCCAAGGCCTGGCCGGCTTGATGGAACTCCTGGGGAACGGGCCTGGGGGTCCCGAGCCTCCCGCTCCTCTTGGAGAAATGGGGGCAGTCTTTCCTTTGATGCTGCTGTGGCCCTCGCCCGGGACCGCCAGAGGACTGAAGCTCAGGCAGTTCGGCGGACCCAGACCTGTACTGGGGCTGGGGACTACAGCCTCATCCCCCAAACCTCCCCCTATAGCACGATCCCTGCCTATTGTCCGCGGCCCCTTAGCTGCCTGGAGCTCCCAGATGAAGGCACAGAAGGGTCTGGACCCCGGAGTCGGTTTAGTCTGCCCCCGAGAGAACCCCAGCTCCCTGACCCCGTTACGTCCCCCCAGCGCCGATCGTATGCATTTGAAACACAGGCTAACTCTGAGAAAGGTGAGGGGCTGTGA
- the ARHGAP30 gene encoding rho GTPase-activating protein 30 isoform X2, which yields MKSRQKGKKKGSSKERVFGCDLQGHLQHSGQEVPQVLRSCAEFVEEYGVVDGIYRLSGVSSNIQKLRQEFEAERKPDLRRDVYLQDIHCVSSLCKAYFRELPDPLLTYRLYDKFAEAVAVQLEPERLVKILEVLRELPVPNYRTLEFLMRHLVHMASLSAQTNMHARNLAIVWAPNLLRSKDIEASGFNGTAAFMEVRVQSIVVEFILTHVDQLFEGAALSGGEVESGWRSLPGVRVSGSPEDLMPRSLPYHLPSILQAGDGPPQMRPYHTIIEIAEHKKGSLKVRKWRSIFNLGRSGHETKRKLPRGAEDREDKSDKVTLRPAKSMDSLSAVAGVSDEPEGLVGRSSPRPGPLLLASLENDSVEAAEGEQEPEAEALAGTSSEPGTPRPGQSAIRAGGSSHAERRAGVHISEPYYVNLPPHISSMLNISPNIISNISLAGFARGLEYPTLQPRPSPASGPGSGPGLGPGPPDEKLEASPAAGPLADSGPEDMTPALEDCLSQEVQDSFSFLEDSSSSEPEWVGVVDGEVAKAGPAGAAFSPGEDDPGMGYLEELLGVGPQVEEFSVEPPLDDLSLDEAQFVLAPSCCSLDSPGSRPEAEEESGEEVFLSAYDDLSPLLGPELQTWEGSGSLEEKGTGCGRQEAPAQAEGEQAFWEVEEDREAEAGSRWDIREEAEGSPESEVEGGEASEGGVEAEGSQKVIDSLSERCGEEREETEAKGEESKGQQEDESMEEAKSVEETGGEQGKDKVKERKTEREEEAEEGDEAQGEAGRDPEDGAQEKQIAEESWEVVHKQEAEGGKDEVKGQRGDENQEAREDQGDGEDSRIPEEAAEGGAGEVSKERECGDGEAEGDQRAGGDHVEEGSLPEVSHVESLEVDSAKEGNAQSSEAEHTAPQPPRPEDMDPEGQPSPLGSAGGVSMRLASTLVQVQQVRSVPVVPPKPQFAKMPSAMCGKIHVAPANPCPRPGRLDGTPGERAWGSRASRSSWRNGGSLSFDAAVALARDRQRTEAQAVRRTQTCTGAGDYSLIPQTSPYSTIPAYCPRPLSCLELPDEGTEGSGPRSRFSLPPREPQLPDPVTSPQRRSYAFETQANSEKGEGL from the exons TGCCCCAGGTGCTAAGGAGCTGTGCAGAGTTTGTGGAGGAGTATGGAGTGGTGGATGGGATCTACCGCCTCTCAGGGGTCTCTTCCAACATCCAGAAGCTCCG GCAGGAGTTTGAGGCTGAGCGGAAGCCAGACCTGCGGCGAGATGTTTACCTTCAGGACATTCACTGCGTCTCCTCCCTGTGCAAGGCCTATTTCAGAGAGCTGCCGGACCCCCTGCTCACTTACCGGCTCTATGACAAGTTTGCT GAGGCTGTGGCAGTGCAGCTGGAACCTGAGCGCTTGGTCAAGATCCTAGAGGTGCTTCGAGAACTCCCTGTCCCAAACTACAG GACCCTGGAGTTCCTCATGCGGCACTTGGTGCACATGGCCTCTTTGAGTGCCCAGACCAACATGCACGCCCGCAACCTGGCCATTGTGTGGGCCCCCAACCTGCTGAG GTCTAAGGACAtagaggcctcaggcttcaatgGGACAGCAGCCTTCATGGAGGTGCGGGTGCAGTCCATTGTCGTCGAGTTCATCCTCACACATGTGGACCAGCTCTTTGAGGGTGCTGCTCTCTCTG gTGGTGAGGTGGAAAGTGGATGGCGATCACTTCCAGGGGTCCGGGTGTCAGGCAGCCCCGAGGACCTTATGCCCCGATCCCTGCCCTACCACCTGCCTAGCATCCTGCAGGCTGGTGATGGACCCCCACAGATGCGGCCTTATCACACTATCATAGAGATTGCAGAGCACAA GAAGGGGTCTTTGAAGGTCAGGAAGTGGAGATCTATCTTCAATCTGGGTCGCTCTGGCCATGAGACCAAGCGTAAACTTCCACGGGGGGCTGAGGACAGGG AGGACAAATCTGATAAGGTGACTCTGCGGCCAGCCAAGAGCATGGACTCACTGAGTGCTGTGGCTGGGGTCAGTGATG aGCCAGAGGGGCTGGTGGGACGAAGCAGTCCTCGGCCAGGCCCACTGCTGCTGGCGAGCTTGGAGAATGATTCTGTGGAAGCAGCAGAGGGTGAACAGGAGCCCGAGGCAGAGGCACTGGCTGGCACGAGCTCTGAGCCCGGCACACCACGACCTGGGCAGTCAGCAATCCGTGCTGGGGGCAGCAGCCATGCAGAGCGCCGTGCTGGCGTCCACATCTCAGAGCCCTACTATGTCAACCTCCCACCACACATCAGTTCTATGCTCAACATATCCCCAAACATCATCTCTAACATCTCCTTGGCCGGGTTTGCCCGTGGTCTCGAGTACCCCACCCTACAGCCCCGGCCAAGCCCTGCCTCTGGCCCTGGCTCTGGCCCTGGCCTTGGCCCTGGCCCCCCAG ATGAGAAGTTGGAGGCAAGTCCAGCTGCAGGTCCCCTGGCTGACTCAGGCCCAGAGGACATGACCCCTGCCCTGGAGGACTGCCTGTCCCAGGAGGTGCAGGATTCCTTCTCCTTCCTAGAGGACTCAAGCAGCTCAGAGCCCGagtgggtgggggtggtggaTGGGGAGGTGGCCAAGGCAGGACCAGCAGGAGCAGCCTTCTCCCCTGGGGAGGACGACCCTGGGATGGGCTACCTGGAGGAGCTCCTGGGAGTTGGGCCTCAG GTGGAGGAGTTCTCCGTGGAGCCACCCCTGGATGACCTGTCTCTGGATGAGGCGCAGTTTGTCCTGGCTCCCAGCTGCTGTTCCCTGGACTCTCCTGGCTCCAGGCCTGAAGCAGAGGAGGAAAGTGGGGAGGAAGTCTTCCTGAGTGCCTATGATGACCTAAGTCCCCTTCTGGGGCCCGAACTCCAAACCTGGGAGGGTTCAGGCAGTCTAGAGGAAAAGGGAACAGGGTGTGGAAGACAGGAGGCTCCAGCACAGGCTGAGGGAGAACAGGCATTCTGGGAAGTTGAGGAGGACAGGGAGGCTGAGGCTGGAAGTAGATGGGACATCAgggaggaggctgaggggagTCCAGAGAGTGAAGTGGAGGGTGGAGAGGCCAGTGAGGGAGGAGTGGAGGCTGAGGGAAGCCAAAAGGTGATTGACAGTTTGAGCGAAAGatgtggggaagagagagaggagacagaggccAAGGGAGAGGAGTCCAAAGGTCAGCAGGAGGATGAGAGTATGGAGGAAGCTAAGAGTGTGGAGGAAACAGGAGGGGAGCAGGGTAAAGACaaggtgaaggaaagaaagactGAGCGAGAAGAAGAGGCTGAGGAAGGAGATGAAGCCCAGGGAGAAGCCGGGAGGGACCCAgaggatggggcccaggaaaAGCAAATTGCTGAAGAGAGCTGGGAAGTTGTACACAAACAAGAGGCTGAAGGAGGCAAAGATGAGGTCAAAGGGCAGAGGGGGGATGAGAACCAAGAGGCAAGAGAAGACCAAGGAGATGGTGAAGATAGCAGAATCCCAGAAGAAGCAGCTGAAGGAGGAGCAGGGGAGGTCAGCAAGGAACGGGAGTGTGGAGACGGAGAAGCTGAGGGAGACCAGAGGGCTGGAGGTGACCATGTAGAAGAGGGCTCTCTCCCTGAAGTGTCACATGTAGAGTCCCTGGAGGTTGACAGTGCCAAAGAGGGCAATGCCCAGTCCTCTGAGGCAGAACACACAGCCCCACAGCCACCCCGGCCAGAGGACATGGATCCTGAGGGGCAGCCCAGTCCCCTTGGCTCAGCTGGTGGTGTGAGCATGCGCCTGGCTTCCACCCTGGTTCAGGTCCAACAGGTCCGCTCTGTGCCTGTGGTGCCCCCCAAACCACAGTTTGCCAAGATGCCCAGTGCAATGTGTGGCAAGATCCATGTGGCACCAGCAAACCCATGCCCAAGGCCTGGCCGGCTTGATGGAACTCCTGGGGAACGGGCCTGGGGGTCCCGAGCCTCCCGCTCCTCTTGGAGAAATGGGGGCAGTCTTTCCTTTGATGCTGCTGTGGCCCTCGCCCGGGACCGCCAGAGGACTGAAGCTCAGGCAGTTCGGCGGACCCAGACCTGTACTGGGGCTGGGGACTACAGCCTCATCCCCCAAACCTCCCCCTATAGCACGATCCCTGCCTATTGTCCGCGGCCCCTTAGCTGCCTGGAGCTCCCAGATGAAGGCACAGAAGGGTCTGGACCCCGGAGTCGGTTTAGTCTGCCCCCGAGAGAACCCCAGCTCCCTGACCCCGTTACGTCCCCCCAGCGCCGATCGTATGCATTTGAAACACAGGCTAACTCTGAGAAAGGTGAGGGGCTGTGA